cctgaataaagactgggagtggatgggtcactacaaaactaatttccccctactgtttcTCACACCTTCTTGTGAACTGTTTGAAATGCGCCACCCTGactacattggcctcattaccactacaaaagtgttttttcctcccttggtattctactgttgagaatagcccacttccaccttaattgaattgtctcgttagcactgaccccccacttggtaaggcaactccagTCTTCTAatgtactgtgtatttatacctgcctactgtattttccactccatgcatctgatgaagtgggtttagctCATggaagcttaggcccaaatacaTTTGATAGATCATACACTACATTTAATGTCACCCTCTATAAATGAACTCATGAAAGCCACAGAGTTCCTGACAGCTTTTCTCAGGGCCTCCAtgacctctttgtttctcaggctgtagatgagggggttggccaggggagtcaggatggtgtagaagacagagaacactttgttAAGCTCTCGCAGCATCTTAGTTTTTGGTAAAATATACACAATGATTAGCGTGCCATAAAAAGTAGTCACCACAATAAGGTGAGAagagcaggtggaaaatgccttttgcctCCCAGTGCTAGAAGAGATTCTCAGGATGGCAGTTATTATACAAACGTAGGATGTCAGGGTTAATAGAAATGGTGGTAAAGTGAATAGGAAGGAGCCCAAGAAGGTCACAAGTTCCATCTGGTGGGTGACACTACAGGACAGTTTTATCACTGGAGTgagatcacaaaagaaatggtccaTTTCCTTGGGGCCACAGAAAGTTAATTGtgacattaaaaatattattatggTAACAACCAAAAATGCACTTAGCCAAGACCCAGCTGCTAGGTGGAGGCAGAACCTGTCATTCATATGAGTTGAATAATGCAGTGGTTTACAtattgctaaataccgatcataagacattgcAGCTAGCAGGTAACATTCTGTACCTACTAGAGAACCAAAGAAATATAATTGCACCAAGCAGCCGCtaacagaaatggttctgtccccagtcaggagactggccagcatcctgggcaggatggtggaggtgtagcaggtctccaagcaggacaagttccccaggaagaagtacatgggggtgtgaaggtgctgatcaacCACAACTAGCACAATGATGAGGATGTTCCCAGCCAA
This DNA window, taken from Emys orbicularis isolate rEmyOrb1 chromosome 12, rEmyOrb1.hap1, whole genome shotgun sequence, encodes the following:
- the LOC135886245 gene encoding olfactory receptor 11A1-like, translating into MTNAEWRNQTTIIEFILLGFGDLPALQILLFQLLLVIYIVTLAGNILIIVLVVVDQHLHTPMYFFLGNLSCLETCYTSTILPRMLASLLTGDRTISVSGCLVQLYFFGSLVGTECYLLAAMSYDRYLAICKPLHYSTHMNDRFCLHLAAGSWLSAFLVVTIIIFLMSQLTFCGPKEMDHFFCDLTPVIKLSCSVTHQMELVTFLGSFLFTLPPFLLTLTSYVCIITAILRISSSTGRQKAFSTCSSHLIVVTTFYGTLIIVYILPKTKMLRELNKVFSVFYTILTPLANPLIYSLRNKEVMEALRKAVRNSVAFMSSFIEGDIKCSV